One stretch of Heptranchias perlo isolate sHepPer1 chromosome 41, sHepPer1.hap1, whole genome shotgun sequence DNA includes these proteins:
- the LOC137306001 gene encoding trafficking protein particle complex subunit 6b-like, with product MGDEAVFELLHLEIVAQIYKCVEPGDTGTYVLQDNRFRLLTQVSNSKQYLEEAPKFLAFTCGLVRGALSNLGIDSTVTAEVSLMPACKFHIVMQKP from the exons ATGGGAGACGAGGCTGTTTTCGAGCTGCTGCACCTCGAGATTGTGGCTCAAATCTACAAATGTGTGGAGCCCGGAGACACg GGAACCTATGTGCTGCAGGACAATCGGTTCCGTCTGCTCACTCAGGTCTCCAACAGCAAACAGTACCTGGAGGAGGCGCCAAAG TTCCTAGCGTTCACCTGTGGGCTGGTGAGAGGAGCTCTGTCCAACCTGGGCATCGACAGCACCGTCACAGCCGAGGTTTCATTGATGCCAGCGT GTAAATTTCACATCGTGATGCAGAAACCCTAG